Within the Gammaproteobacteria bacterium genome, the region GTTCGCCGTGGCTCTGCCGACGAAGGCGTTGCTCGCCGGAACGTCCTCGTGCTCGTCCTGGCGGACCGCCAGCGTGCCGATCGTCCAACGGCCCACCCGTCCGCTGATCTTGCCGCCGTACTCGAGATCCACGGGCTCTCCCGATGGGCTCAAGCCGAGCCGGCGGGAGAAGAACGGGCGGCCGTTCTCGAGCGTCGCGCGGTCGGCCGCCGTGCTCTCCCGGCTGCCGATGTTGCCGAACTCGAACAGGTCGTTGTCCTGCAGAAAGAACGCGCGGCGCTCCGGGAAGAACAGGCTGAACCGGGTGAGATTCACCTGCCGGTCGTCCACCTCCGTGGCCGCGAAATCGGTGTTCAGCGTGAGCGTCGCGTTCAGCGACGGCGTGAGCTTGTAGAAAAGATCGAGCGAAGGCTCGATCTCGGTGTCGCTGCCGGACGGCGAGAAGCTCCGGGTGCGAACCGTGGACACGGAGGGAGCGACATCGAGGCCGATCCCCTGATTCATGCCGCTGAAGCCCGTCACGAGACCGACGATGCTCGGATTGATGGTCCGGTTGCGGGATACCCAGGCCGCCTCCTCGTTCTTACGGCGGATCGCGCGCCCGAAGTTCATCGCCCAGGTATCGTTGTCCGGATCGAACGAGAGCGTCTTGAACGGGATCGCCATCTCCGTAGACCACCCCTCGTCGTCGATGGTGGCCGTTCCTTCCCAGATCGCCTCCCAGTTCGTTTGAAAGCTCGAATTGCTCTGATAGATCGCATCGACGCGGACGCCGTTAGGGTTCAGCTCGAACCGGTACCCTCCACGGCGCTGATTGAATGGATCGATGATGACCGCGAGGCGATCGTCGTTCGCGAGCCCGGTCTTTTGCTTGAGAATGTTGGCGCTGATTTGCTCCGGCTCGCTGTCCCAGAACCGGCCGCCGATGTAGAGCGCGTTCTCGTCGTACATCAAATAGATCTCGGAGCGCTCGGTCGGCGTCCCCTGGTCGATCGGGCGGGCCTGGACGAAGTCGCTGATCACGGCCGCATCGTCCCAGGCCGCATCGTCCAGCACGCCGTCGATCACGGGAGCCTCGCTGGCTCGCTCGATCCGCACTACCGGCAGCGACTCGTCCCGTGGAAGGGCGGGCTCTTGCTCGGCCGCCCAGCACGGCACGAGGGGGAGGATCGAGAGGAAAGCGACACGGGCGCGGGGCGGCATCGAGCGAGAGCGGCAACTCACTGTTTTCTGTTCTGATCCAGCTTCGGGGAACGCGCACTTAAGCACAAGCGCGGCCGGAGCGGAAGAGGCCACGACGGCGGCCCCGGGGCGCCCGGCGACACTGCGCGCTCCCGCCGAGACGCGGGCCATTCATGTCGGTAGACCCGGCGCAAGCTTGCGGAGATGTACTTCCATATTAAGGAAACTCTCAAGAACGATCGGTTGGAGAGGCGCCAAGCCCGGCCGGCGCACGACGCGGCGCACGACGCGGCGCGAGCGTGGGCTTGCGGTTCGCAAATCCTGCGTCGTGTTCCAAACCCGTGGCATGCAAGTTGCACTCGGGGCGGGAGGACCTGACGGAAAGACTCGGAGGTGGATCATGGCTCGTGCCGATGCTGTAACGCCCCACACCGGGAACCGAATCCGCACCGCGAGCGGGATCACTGCCTTGCTGGGCGTATGGCTGATCATCGCGGCTTTTACCGTCGCGGTGTCGCAGGAGGCCTACTGGAACGATCTGCTGGTCGGCATCGTCGTGCTGATTCTCGGCGTGACCCGACTTTCGCGGCCGACCGAGGGCACGAAGCCGGCGGGCTGGGTGAACGCCGCGATCGGCGTATGGCTCATCGCCGCGCCTTTCATCCTGGGCTACGCCGAGGACCAGGAGAGGTGGAACGACATCATCGTCGGCGTGCTCGTCCTGATCTTCGGCGCATGGAGCGCGTCGCTGCCGACGGAGTACGAAGCCGACCGCACCGTCACCACGGACACGACGACGACCGGCGGCACGACGCACGCCGCGTCGCGGCGAAGGCACCGGTAGCGCGCGGCTGAATTCGGCCGACCACGAGCGGGCGCGTCCAGCGGCGCCCGTTCGATGCCGGCCCGCAATCCCGAGCCGCGGCGGTCTCTCGCCGCGGCCCTTTCTCTCTGTATCATGGCGCCGTGTTCGGATTCCTCACCAGGCGGCGGCGCCGGCGGATTCTCGAGCGCGCGTCGATCCCGGACGCGCTGTGGCGTGCCACGATCGACGCGGTGCCCGCGTTGGCGCGCCTCGATCCCGAGACGCAGGAAAGGCTTCGGGCGCTCGCGCTTCTGTTCCTTCACGAGAAGCGGATCGAGCCGGCCGGAGGGCTCGTGCTCGACGACGCGATGCGGGTGCGAATCGCGGCGCTCGCGTGCCGGCCGGTGCTCGAGCTCGGCCTCGATTGCTACGCCGGCTTCAAATCGGTGATCGTCTATCCCGGAGAGTTCGTCGTCCGGGATCGTGAGCACGTGGACGAGAGCGGAGTCGTGCACGTCGGCGACGACGTGCTGAGCGGGGAGTCTTGGGACTTCGGGCCGGTCGTGCTCGGCTGGGAAGACGTCGAAGCGAGCGGGCAGGGTGACGGCTACGACGTGGTCGCGCACGAGTTCGCGCACAAGCTGGACTTGCTGGACGGGGCGGTCGACGGGCTGCCGCCGCTGCACCGCGAAATGCGGGTCGCCGAATGGACCGCGGCGTTTCAGTCCGCCTACGACGATCTCGTCGAGCGCGTCGAGCGCGGCTGCGACACGTGGATCGACCCCTATGCGGCCGAAGACCCGGGTGAGTTCTTCGCGGTTTGCACGGAGCTCTTCTTCGACGTCCCGCGCGCTCTCGCGCGGCGCTATCCGGACCTTTACGCGCAGCTCGCCGCGTTCTTCAAGCAGGATCCGGCGGCGGGCCCGGGGAGAAAGCCCGCGCGGCTCGAGGGCGCGACTTGACCGCGCCGCCGCAACCTGCAATCGTGCCGCGGCCTCGTGCTTGTGGCCCAAGACTCGCTTGTTGGTAAAGCTTCTCGACCTCGTCGCGGCGTATGCGCCGTGGCTCGTTGCGATCTCCGTCGTGAGTCTCCTGATCGGCGCCCTGCTCGTGCCGGCAATGATCGTCAGGATTCCGCCGGACTACTTTCTGCCGCGCCGCCGACGGCGGCTCGCGGCGGGCGGCAGGCACCCCGCCGCGAAAGTCGCGCTCGCGGCCGCGAAGAACGGCCTCGGCGCGCTGCTTTTGCTGGTCGGCGTCGCGTTGCTCTTTCTTCCCGGGCAGGGACTGCTCACGCTGCTGGCGGGCCTGACGATCATGGACTACCCGGGAAAGTACGCCTTCGAGCGCTGGCTCGTCCGGCGGCCGCGCGTGCTGCCCGCGCTGAACTGGTTGCGGGCTCGCTACGGCCGGCGGCCGCTGATCGCGCCCTGACGTCGCCCGGCGCCGAGCCGTCTAGACGAAGCGCATCACGACGAATACGCCGACCATCGCGAAGCCGAGCGCGAGCTTCGCGGCGGCGCCGAGCAGCATGCCGAGCGTAGCGCCGAAGCCCGCTCGCCCCGCCTCCGTCAGATCCTTGTCCGCGGAAAGCTCGCCGAGCACCGCGCCGATGAACGGGCCGATCAGCACGCCGATCAGACCGAAGAAGATTCCGACGATCGCCCCGATCGCCGCGCCCAATGCCGCCCGGCGCGAGGCGCCGTAGCGCGTGGCGCCGAGCGATCCGGCGATGAAATCGAGCACGAAGGCGAGGACGGCGAGAACGCCGAGGAGGACCAACGTTCCGGCGCCGATGTACTGGAAGTCCTCGGCCCATGCACCGACGACGAAGCCCGCGAACAGGAGCACGGGGCCGGGCAGCGCGGGAAGCACGAGCCCGGCAAGGCCCCCGACGATCAGGACGACCGCGAGGAGCCAGAGGAGGGTCGTCGTCAACATCAGCCCGGCGGGCGCGCCGGCTCCGCCTGCTCGTGGGCTTTTCCGGGCACGAGCATCTTGCCGAAGGTGCCGTCCTGGTTGAACGCGGAGTGCTTGTAAACGCCGACGAGGTGCAAGAGGGTGAGGATCAGCACGGTCACGGCGGCTCCGGCGTGCACGCGGTGCAGCGCGTCCCGGACCGCGAAATTCTGCTCGAACGGGCTCGGAATCACGAACCAGTGCCACACGCCGATCCCGTCGCCGCCGAACCACACCATCAGCGGGCCGGAGATCAGCATGGCCGCGAGCGCTGCGAGCAGCGTGTAGTGGACGTATTTCCCTATCAGGAAAAACACGCCGCGCTGCTTCGGCAGCGGCCCCGGATGCCCGTATCCGAAGCGCAAGATGATGCGCGCCCACAAAAACACGTAGCTCGTGATCGCGATCGACGTGTGGAGCAGGAGCGTGTCGGCCCGCTCCTGGCCTTGCAGCGTGGAGATCGTGTCACCGATGAAAAGCAGCACGATCACGACGATCGCCGTGAACCAGTGCAGCGCGATTGAAAGCCATCCGTAGCCGGCAGCGGTATCCTTGATCGGCATCGACTCGTCTCATGAACTCCCCGGTTCGGGGGGCATCGGCCCTCTATTGTACCGGTACCGGCGCCGGGTGCCGGACATGCGTTTCGGGCGTTCGGCGCCGGGCACGATCTCGGCGCCGCCGGACGCGATCCGGGCGCCGCCGGGCACGATCTCGACCCCGATGGATACGATCGCGACGCCGCCGGGCACGATCCCGACGCCGGCCACGATCTCGGCGCCGGCGTGATGCCGGGGCTGCATTTCGAGGCGGATTTGCCGGCATCGAACCGCGGGCAGCCGCCGGAGGCCGCTCCCGGAGCGAGCGTCGGGCTTCT harbors:
- a CDS encoding DUF5916 domain-containing protein, whose translation is MIDGVLDDAAWDDAAVISDFVQARPIDQGTPTERSEIYLMYDENALYIGGRFWDSEPEQISANILKQKTGLANDDRLAVIIDPFNQRRGGYRFELNPNGVRVDAIYQSNSSFQTNWEAIWEGTATIDDEGWSTEMAIPFKTLSFDPDNDTWAMNFGRAIRRKNEEAAWVSRNRTINPSIVGLVTGFSGMNQGIGLDVAPSVSTVRTRSFSPSGSDTEIEPSLDLFYKLTPSLNATLTLNTDFAATEVDDRQVNLTRFSLFFPERRAFFLQDNDLFEFGNIGSRESTAADRATLENGRPFFSRRLGLSPSGEPVDLEYGGKISGRVGRWTIGTLAVRQDEHEDVPASNAFVGRATANVLAESSVGVIVTDGDPSSGADNSLYGFDFRYLNTRLPGGRTISGEAWYQRSDTEGVDGDDGAYGLGFSMPNSEGWRGGASIRQLEANFDPALGFVSRRGVRARNVELGYTRFTDGGFVQQVFAGVDAQRIDRLSGDLQSQRISWTPLQLQSRARDVFQLRYLADKENVLEPFELYRDPTRTVGVAPGLYSFKRYGFDLETGAQRKLSGNFTYRTGDFYDGERLQVEAGLGWRPSKHYFLNVGYEWNDIDLRAGDFISRLVELTNGVVFSSKLSWVTLVQYDDISETLGINSRLHWIPREGREGFIVLNHNLQDFDKDNSFESMASELTLKFDYTFRF
- a CDS encoding SPW repeat protein codes for the protein MLGVWLIIAAFTVAVSQEAYWNDLLVGIVVLILGVTRLSRPTEGTKPAGWVNAAIGVWLIAAPFILGYAEDQERWNDIIVGVLVLIFGAWSASLPTEYEADRTVTTDTTTTGGTTHAASRRRHR
- a CDS encoding M90 family metallopeptidase, producing MFGFLTRRRRRRILERASIPDALWRATIDAVPALARLDPETQERLRALALLFLHEKRIEPAGGLVLDDAMRVRIAALACRPVLELGLDCYAGFKSVIVYPGEFVVRDREHVDESGVVHVGDDVLSGESWDFGPVVLGWEDVEASGQGDGYDVVAHEFAHKLDLLDGAVDGLPPLHREMRVAEWTAAFQSAYDDLVERVERGCDTWIDPYAAEDPGEFFAVCTELFFDVPRALARRYPDLYAQLAAFFKQDPAAGPGRKPARLEGAT
- a CDS encoding PGPGW domain-containing protein, translating into MVKLLDLVAAYAPWLVAISVVSLLIGALLVPAMIVRIPPDYFLPRRRRRLAAGGRHPAAKVALAAAKNGLGALLLLVGVALLFLPGQGLLTLLAGLTIMDYPGKYAFERWLVRRPRVLPALNWLRARYGRRPLIAP
- a CDS encoding DUF456 family protein; its protein translation is MLTTTLLWLLAVVLIVGGLAGLVLPALPGPVLLFAGFVVGAWAEDFQYIGAGTLVLLGVLAVLAFVLDFIAGSLGATRYGASRRAALGAAIGAIVGIFFGLIGVLIGPFIGAVLGELSADKDLTEAGRAGFGATLGMLLGAAAKLALGFAMVGVFVVMRFV
- a CDS encoding cytochrome b/b6 domain-containing protein, whose protein sequence is MPIKDTAAGYGWLSIALHWFTAIVVIVLLFIGDTISTLQGQERADTLLLHTSIAITSYVFLWARIILRFGYGHPGPLPKQRGVFFLIGKYVHYTLLAALAAMLISGPLMVWFGGDGIGVWHWFVIPSPFEQNFAVRDALHRVHAGAAVTVLILTLLHLVGVYKHSAFNQDGTFGKMLVPGKAHEQAEPARPPG